In one Catenovulum adriaticum genomic region, the following are encoded:
- the prsT gene encoding XrtA/PEP-CTERM system TPR-repeat protein PrsT encodes MRLALPIFVLLASLGVTPFAFSNDNNKTYEDALAAFNQQKYDIAFIHLKNELQRNSKNLSAKLLYAKLLLETNNYDQAIDTFKDCLELGADPNLIVIPLTYAYIFDRQYQKVLTLADNWQLIDSNEFEYLRLKASALVSLNQDVKAAELYQRLSFKYPENVQVLNGFASLQLKRKRLNDARSLVEQSFLVDEKNPTTWHLKGRLALMQGSTETAIQAFKEGLALSKDDSVLQRSLISALIKSKQYDEARTVLEDLLNKSEEDPNALLLMSSLLHKTEQSDKASEMESELLNKLSLLPAEQFDELPELKLVNGVVSFSQGDFEAASRAIQSYLKENPTDPNAIAILSNTFIKLDKPVSAMKLLSENEHIIINHLDLSLQLAQLYLQQAVYHKAEYWLAELGRLHPDNNDIKLLFAKLYMARGKSEQALDALNKIELDMELDKNSEPYLYAKAVLMLQNNNFQLSLDLAEQLLFIKPNDLDYLLLKAAILIKLKNYPDANDSLDYILSKQSNHFSALFNKASLLRLSGKLESANQIIEQLSKRDPEHYQVAFLNAVIKANLGEIEQAIDILKSVLIADKSRLDARELLVKLYIKTKQWDDALSEINSLDKLAPLNYQYLIDKALVLVAKGNLTMAREQLRVLVGLSLGSAQKLFEIARLQVQAEDFEQAETSFKRAISAESDVLIVKLELAKLYLATNQIDSAKTLIEKLYKSKNDDTNVLLLMGDLNNSLQQTELAFEYYKKAIIQDPQFLQALVKLYQLAKSREFYDKYEAFMLDLLKQTPDDLIKNKLIADFYVEHQKSEKAKSHYEFILSKNTDFQRAAILNNLANIYLNSNLEKALVNVDKSLAVEPKNPYSLDTKGWILVKQNKLQSGLELLREAYTVNSANPSNLYHIGFTLIQLERQAEAKQYLKQALNLNVEFEEKESTINLLQ; translated from the coding sequence ATGCGTTTAGCTTTACCCATATTTGTATTATTAGCCAGTTTAGGAGTTACCCCATTCGCATTTTCAAACGACAACAATAAAACTTACGAGGATGCTCTGGCTGCGTTTAATCAGCAAAAATATGATATAGCTTTTATTCATTTAAAAAACGAATTACAAAGAAATTCTAAAAATTTATCTGCGAAGTTGCTATATGCAAAACTATTGCTTGAAACTAATAATTATGATCAGGCAATAGACACTTTTAAAGATTGCTTGGAGTTAGGAGCTGATCCTAACCTAATCGTAATACCACTGACCTATGCATATATATTCGATCGCCAATACCAAAAGGTATTAACCCTAGCCGACAACTGGCAGTTGATTGATTCAAACGAGTTTGAATATTTACGACTTAAAGCTTCTGCTTTAGTGAGCTTAAATCAGGATGTAAAAGCTGCAGAGCTATATCAAAGGTTAAGTTTTAAATACCCTGAAAATGTTCAAGTACTAAATGGGTTTGCTTCGTTGCAGCTAAAACGGAAAAGATTAAATGACGCAAGAAGTTTGGTTGAGCAATCTTTTTTAGTTGATGAAAAAAATCCAACAACTTGGCATTTAAAAGGACGATTAGCGTTAATGCAGGGGAGTACAGAGACTGCAATACAGGCTTTTAAAGAAGGTCTTGCTCTAAGTAAAGATGACAGTGTTTTACAGCGTTCATTAATCAGTGCTCTCATAAAATCTAAACAATATGACGAAGCTCGTACCGTATTGGAAGATTTGCTCAATAAAAGTGAAGAAGACCCAAATGCTTTATTATTGATGAGTAGTTTGTTACATAAAACAGAACAATCGGATAAAGCCAGTGAAATGGAATCTGAGCTATTAAACAAATTATCTTTGTTGCCAGCTGAGCAGTTTGATGAATTACCTGAATTAAAGCTTGTAAATGGGGTGGTATCGTTTAGCCAAGGGGATTTTGAAGCGGCAAGTCGAGCAATTCAAAGTTATCTTAAAGAAAATCCAACTGACCCTAATGCGATTGCAATACTGAGTAATACTTTTATTAAATTGGATAAACCCGTTTCGGCAATGAAGCTTCTGTCCGAAAATGAACATATTATAATCAATCACTTAGATTTATCTTTACAACTCGCTCAACTTTATTTACAGCAAGCTGTATATCACAAAGCAGAATATTGGCTAGCTGAGTTAGGTCGGCTGCATCCGGACAATAACGATATTAAATTGTTGTTTGCTAAGCTTTACATGGCAAGAGGTAAAAGCGAGCAAGCTCTTGATGCATTGAATAAAATTGAATTAGATATGGAGCTGGATAAAAACTCAGAACCTTATTTATACGCAAAAGCGGTACTTATGCTTCAAAATAATAATTTTCAGTTGAGTTTAGACTTAGCCGAGCAGTTGTTGTTTATAAAGCCAAATGACTTGGATTATCTGTTGCTCAAAGCTGCAATTTTAATCAAATTAAAAAATTACCCCGATGCGAATGATTCCTTAGATTATATATTGAGTAAACAAAGTAACCATTTTTCAGCTTTGTTTAACAAGGCTAGTCTACTTAGACTTAGTGGTAAGCTTGAATCGGCAAATCAAATTATTGAACAGCTATCTAAACGCGATCCAGAACATTATCAAGTTGCGTTTTTAAACGCAGTTATTAAAGCCAACCTAGGCGAAATAGAACAAGCTATCGATATATTAAAAAGTGTTTTGATTGCAGATAAGTCTAGACTTGATGCTAGAGAGTTGTTGGTTAAACTTTATATTAAAACCAAGCAGTGGGATGATGCTTTGTCTGAAATTAACAGTTTAGACAAATTAGCCCCCCTCAATTATCAATATTTAATTGATAAAGCACTTGTATTAGTGGCTAAAGGGAATTTGACTATGGCTAGAGAGCAATTACGAGTACTGGTTGGATTGTCATTAGGGTCGGCTCAAAAATTATTTGAAATTGCGCGTTTACAAGTACAGGCTGAAGACTTTGAGCAGGCAGAGACCAGCTTTAAGCGAGCTATTTCAGCTGAATCGGATGTGCTCATTGTAAAGTTAGAGCTCGCCAAATTGTATTTAGCCACAAATCAAATTGATAGCGCTAAGACTTTGATTGAAAAGCTTTATAAATCTAAAAATGATGATACAAATGTTTTATTATTAATGGGTGATTTAAATAATTCTTTACAACAGACAGAACTGGCGTTTGAGTATTATAAAAAAGCGATTATTCAGGATCCGCAGTTTTTACAAGCTTTAGTTAAGTTATATCAACTCGCTAAATCGCGTGAGTTCTACGATAAATATGAAGCTTTCATGCTTGATTTATTGAAGCAAACCCCAGATGATTTGATAAAAAACAAACTGATTGCTGATTTTTATGTAGAACATCAAAAAAGTGAAAAAGCGAAATCACATTATGAATTTATTTTATCTAAAAACACAGACTTTCAGCGAGCGGCAATTTTAAATAATCTCGCTAATATCTATTTGAATTCCAATTTAGAGAAAGCTTTAGTTAACGTTGATAAATCCTTAGCTGTCGAACCAAAAAATCCATACAGTTTAGACACTAAAGGATGGATTTTAGTAAAGCAAAATAAACTACAATCAGGGTTAGAATTGTTACGCGAAGCTTATACGGTTAATTCGGCCAATCCATCTAATTTGTATCATATTGGTTTCACCCTAATACAATTAGAAAGGCAAGCGGAAGCAAAGCAATACTTAAAGCAAGCACTTAACTTAAATGTGGAATTTGAAGAGAAAGAATCGACAATTAATTTACTTCAATAA
- the xdp1 gene encoding exosortase-dependent surface protein XDP1 produces the protein MNKIILTVFALLFSGASFAANQTWDFKNTDSNLNNNSTGNTWSDSQGGVDLAATAWADTDEEYDCSGLQFGLWCSSGWNVTNQVESARIDTNSHGLLAYNQNIDAHTIDNFIDYDMILLSFSKDVNLSGITLGWAFPDSDITVAAFDSEPSLSGETWDAVASSASDIWTFENVSVNSYYDFSADTAGVNSQYWLVGAYNASFEYLHDCISDAIKIAGITTSTTTSGKPVPVPEPASILLFLAGLFGVMLKYRKQTKY, from the coding sequence ATGAATAAAATTATTTTAACTGTTTTTGCACTCTTGTTTTCCGGAGCATCATTTGCTGCGAACCAAACTTGGGATTTTAAAAACACAGATTCTAACTTAAATAATAACTCAACTGGAAATACCTGGAGTGATTCTCAGGGTGGGGTTGACTTAGCTGCAACAGCTTGGGCTGATACTGATGAAGAGTATGACTGTTCTGGGTTGCAGTTCGGTCTTTGGTGTTCTTCTGGTTGGAATGTGACAAATCAAGTTGAATCAGCACGTATAGATACTAATAGCCATGGTTTATTAGCATATAATCAAAATATAGATGCTCACACGATTGATAATTTCATTGACTACGACATGATATTATTATCTTTCTCTAAAGATGTGAACTTAAGTGGTATTACTTTAGGGTGGGCTTTTCCTGATAGTGATATAACTGTTGCTGCGTTTGATAGTGAACCTAGCTTGTCAGGTGAAACTTGGGATGCTGTTGCCAGCTCTGCTTCTGACATCTGGACCTTTGAAAATGTCAGCGTGAACTCTTATTATGACTTTAGTGCGGATACTGCAGGTGTTAACAGTCAGTACTGGTTAGTAGGTGCGTATAACGCTTCGTTTGAATATTTACATGATTGTATTTCTGACGCGATAAAAATTGCCGGTATTACAACTTCAACAACGACTTCAGGAAAGCCAGTGCCTGTGCCAGAACCAGCTAGTATTTTGCTCTTTTTAGCGGGTTTATTTGGTGTTATGTTAAAATATAGAAAGCAGACTAAATACTAA
- a CDS encoding NAD-dependent epimerase/dehydratase family protein yields MINISVLGAGWLGLPLALSLKQAGNKVKVSHSSEQACEKTRLQGLDAHVCKLGDTFNITQSQALFESDILIVTIPPGFRQATQGKDFLIKWRQIINSANASGIQKIIMTSSTGVYPDNNQMMREEDACAHNEKAKILLSAEQLLQSEFKGEYLVVRLGGLFGGNRHPARFVKHMKKLNSEAIANMLHLDDAVGAICYLIEKQATNQIFNIVSPKHPTKAVFYQTAIRYNDENLNMPQIMNGDSGKCISSDKLLTIGYCFIYPNPCSVYQII; encoded by the coding sequence ATGATTAACATTTCTGTGTTGGGTGCTGGTTGGTTAGGCTTACCACTTGCATTGTCGCTTAAGCAAGCTGGAAATAAAGTAAAGGTCAGTCATAGTTCAGAGCAAGCGTGTGAAAAAACTCGATTGCAGGGCTTAGACGCTCACGTTTGTAAATTGGGCGATACGTTTAATATCACCCAAAGCCAAGCTTTATTTGAATCCGATATTCTTATTGTTACTATTCCGCCTGGGTTCAGACAAGCAACACAAGGAAAAGACTTTTTAATTAAATGGCGTCAAATTATTAATTCTGCAAATGCATCTGGCATACAAAAAATAATCATGACGAGCTCTACCGGTGTTTACCCTGATAACAATCAAATGATGCGTGAAGAAGATGCCTGCGCTCATAATGAAAAAGCTAAAATTTTATTATCTGCCGAACAATTATTGCAAAGCGAATTTAAAGGCGAGTATCTAGTAGTAAGATTAGGTGGTCTGTTTGGTGGAAATCGGCACCCAGCTCGTTTTGTTAAGCATATGAAAAAATTAAACTCTGAAGCGATTGCAAATATGCTGCATTTAGATGATGCTGTTGGTGCTATTTGTTATCTGATTGAGAAACAAGCCACAAATCAAATTTTTAATATTGTCTCGCCGAAACATCCAACAAAGGCAGTTTTTTATCAAACAGCGATACGGTATAATGATGAAAATTTAAACATGCCCCAAATAATGAATGGTGATAGTGGAAAATGCATTTCGTCTGATAAATTATTAACAATAGGTTATTGTTTCATTTATCCCAATCCATGTTCTGTCTATCAGATTATTTAG
- a CDS encoding putative quinol monooxygenase gives MYIVTVEFVIHSAYLLPFLDAVLEHAESSLHQEDDCQQFDVSQSHETPTHFFLYETYKDEQAFQMHLESQHYLTFTNTVKDWVIKKNINTWYAC, from the coding sequence ATGTATATAGTGACCGTTGAGTTTGTAATTCATTCTGCTTATTTACTGCCTTTTTTAGATGCAGTATTAGAACATGCGGAATCTTCTTTACATCAAGAAGATGATTGTCAGCAATTTGATGTTAGCCAAAGTCATGAGACACCTACTCATTTCTTTTTATATGAAACCTATAAAGATGAGCAAGCCTTTCAGATGCATCTTGAAAGCCAGCATTATCTAACCTTTACCAATACAGTAAAGGATTGGGTAATTAAAAAAAATATAAACACTTGGTATGCTTGTTAG
- the purU gene encoding formyltetrahydrofolate deformylase has product MMKSYRLVIDCPDQIGIVSAVSQFLADHQASIVEANHHKDNQENWFFMRNEIEAESFALTLDQFKQEFSPVAEQFKMNWHIVDSSHKPNVILMASRESHCLADLLHRWHSGELDCNIVAVIANHEHLRQMVQWHGIPYHYVPFPKEDKAGAFAQVKELIYEYEANTIVLARFMQIFPDELCKEFAGQVINIHHSFLPSFAGAKPYHQAHKRGVKLIGATCHYVTGDLDAGPIIDQEIMRISHRDSVDDMVRKGRECEKQALARGLRNHIQNRVIINGNKTIVFD; this is encoded by the coding sequence ATAATGAAAAGTTATCGTTTAGTCATTGATTGTCCGGATCAAATTGGCATAGTTTCAGCTGTCAGTCAGTTTTTAGCTGATCACCAAGCCTCTATCGTTGAAGCAAATCACCATAAAGACAATCAGGAAAATTGGTTTTTTATGCGCAATGAAATTGAGGCAGAGTCATTTGCGTTAACGCTAGATCAATTTAAACAAGAGTTTTCGCCTGTAGCCGAGCAGTTTAAAATGAATTGGCATATTGTTGATTCGTCTCACAAGCCAAATGTTATTTTAATGGCGAGCCGGGAGTCACATTGTTTAGCCGATTTATTGCACCGCTGGCACAGTGGTGAGCTCGATTGTAATATTGTTGCTGTGATTGCCAACCATGAACATTTACGACAAATGGTTCAGTGGCATGGTATTCCTTATCACTATGTGCCCTTTCCTAAAGAAGATAAAGCGGGTGCCTTTGCGCAAGTTAAAGAGCTAATATATGAGTATGAAGCCAATACCATAGTGTTAGCACGTTTTATGCAAATTTTTCCGGATGAACTTTGCAAAGAATTTGCTGGGCAGGTGATTAATATTCACCATAGTTTTTTACCCTCTTTCGCGGGTGCAAAACCTTATCATCAGGCGCACAAACGTGGCGTTAAATTAATTGGGGCGACGTGTCATTATGTGACTGGCGATTTAGATGCAGGCCCAATTATTGATCAGGAAATTATGCGCATTAGCCACCGAGATAGTGTTGACGACATGGTAAGAAAAGGGAGAGAGTGTGAAAAACAGGCTTTAGCAAGAGGGCTTAGAAACCATATTCAGAATCGCGTTATTATAAATGGTAACAAAACAATTGTATTTGATTAA
- the ppa gene encoding inorganic diphosphatase yields MSLSNVPAGKNLPEEVNVIIEIPANADPIKYEVDKDTGTVWVDRFMSTPMFYPCNYGFVNDTLSLDGDPVDVLVPTPHPLVPGSVIKCRPVGVLKMSDESGEDAKVFAVPVSKLTKIYDHIQDVNDIDELLKAQITHFFERYKELEKGKWVKVEGWEDVAAAKKEIVESFERAKA; encoded by the coding sequence ATGAGCTTATCTAACGTACCTGCGGGTAAAAACTTACCAGAAGAAGTTAACGTAATCATTGAAATCCCAGCAAATGCTGACCCAATCAAATACGAAGTAGACAAAGACACTGGCACAGTATGGGTTGACCGTTTTATGTCAACACCAATGTTTTACCCTTGCAACTATGGTTTCGTAAATGACACTTTATCATTAGATGGCGACCCAGTTGACGTATTAGTACCAACCCCGCATCCATTAGTACCAGGTTCTGTGATTAAATGCCGCCCAGTTGGGGTATTAAAAATGAGTGACGAGTCTGGTGAAGATGCTAAAGTTTTTGCTGTACCTGTCAGCAAATTAACAAAAATTTATGATCACATCCAAGACGTGAATGACATTGATGAGTTGCTAAAAGCTCAAATCACTCACTTTTTTGAGCGTTACAAAGAGCTTGAAAAAGGCAAATGGGTAAAAGTAGAAGGCTGGGAAGATGTAGCAGCAGCTAAAAAAGAGATTGTAGAATCTTTTGAGCGCGCCAAAGCTTAA
- a CDS encoding HAD family acid phosphatase: MLKHIQNKIQFKLLRTLLICACILPPKFALADESLGAIAWLQKSAEFQAIASQTFENASQKLEKAVFDNNWTAAIEQFGQEGMNQLPNAIILDLDDTLISTMPYRGELALDNDEHSESRFNRWVEHERVNLVPYVMKLIKKASTLGVSVLLISDRVCKPNPRDPCPIKTKTSKVLSRVSLAFPKDQMFFRGEFADWNQDQSSRRQFIAKRYRILMIVGDDINQMIPKASSLPASARLKLTSQYDEMWGNRWFLIPNPVYGGWRDTMEKSIKNNITGY, encoded by the coding sequence ATGCTTAAACATATTCAAAATAAAATTCAATTCAAATTATTACGCACTTTGCTCATTTGTGCTTGCATACTCCCCCCCAAATTCGCGTTAGCGGATGAATCACTTGGCGCCATTGCTTGGTTACAAAAATCAGCTGAGTTTCAAGCCATTGCCTCTCAAACCTTTGAAAATGCATCACAAAAATTAGAAAAAGCCGTATTTGATAATAATTGGACGGCCGCGATAGAACAGTTCGGTCAAGAAGGCATGAACCAACTACCCAATGCTATTATTTTAGATTTAGATGATACGCTTATCAGCACTATGCCTTATCGCGGGGAGCTCGCATTAGATAATGACGAACATAGCGAGAGCCGTTTCAATCGTTGGGTTGAACATGAACGAGTAAATTTAGTACCTTATGTCATGAAATTAATTAAAAAAGCTTCAACATTGGGCGTCAGCGTTTTATTAATCTCTGATCGGGTATGCAAACCAAATCCGAGAGATCCTTGCCCAATTAAAACAAAAACCTCAAAAGTACTCAGCCGAGTCTCACTCGCTTTTCCTAAAGACCAAATGTTTTTCAGAGGCGAATTTGCAGATTGGAATCAAGATCAAAGTAGCCGACGCCAATTTATAGCTAAACGCTATCGAATACTAATGATCGTTGGAGATGATATAAATCAAATGATCCCCAAAGCATCTAGTTTACCAGCCAGTGCCCGTTTAAAATTAACGTCACAATATGATGAAATGTGGGGCAATCGATGGTTTTTAATACCCAACCCTGTTTATGGGGGGTGGCGTGATACCATGGAAAAATCAATTAAAAACAATATAACTGGATATTGA
- a CDS encoding methyl-accepting chemotaxis protein codes for MSQHIPQKPSMSLANKIYLIPIIGAIGFLFYVAVIYSKATNNVKTLEEVRDVHFPSLQLIEQNLETLDSIKEQLSSAVTTGDQDTLDNAQQTAQNLSRSIKSLAQYNPAYKTKAQSFAQQFDSYYQQASRISEEMVNNTADFATIGARAEKANQIYGELEQAMMQFRDQREDNFKAAIKASSDTTSTLINIGILMAFVVTALLAIPAYLVSKSLTQNLKQVINSLRNIAEENGDLTVRIKVDKNDEIGQLVYWFNSFMQQLQTVIRQVVDSAMPLAELAQTLQNLAEQTKTTVATQKQSASYTKDTVANMQHSVGDVASSAANAAKATEEATQAAEQGQRVVNETVKKIQTMSESSQQTSSVVQQLRQDCEQVSVVLDVIRAIAEQTNLLALNAAIEAARAGEQGRGFAVVADEVRTLASRTQESTTQINDTIAQLQTASNSAVEAMLQGTESAKDCVATANTAGESLSSINQTIIQISEMNNHIAQTTEQQTNLANDIVNHTDDIYQKTSETEQNSSSLADLSYQLAALADKLKSTSSKFKV; via the coding sequence ATGTCGCAACATATACCTCAAAAACCCAGTATGTCACTTGCCAATAAAATTTACCTAATCCCTATCATAGGCGCTATTGGTTTTTTATTTTACGTAGCGGTTATTTATTCAAAAGCCACAAACAATGTAAAAACTTTAGAAGAAGTACGAGATGTCCACTTTCCTAGTTTACAGCTTATTGAACAAAACTTAGAAACTTTAGATAGCATAAAAGAGCAACTAAGCAGCGCAGTCACAACTGGCGATCAAGATACGTTAGATAATGCGCAGCAAACTGCACAAAACCTTTCAAGATCAATAAAATCATTAGCTCAATATAACCCAGCTTATAAAACAAAAGCTCAAAGTTTTGCTCAACAATTTGATTCTTACTACCAACAAGCCAGTCGCATTAGTGAAGAAATGGTCAATAATACCGCAGATTTTGCCACCATAGGCGCGCGCGCTGAAAAAGCGAACCAAATATATGGTGAATTAGAGCAAGCCATGATGCAATTTAGAGATCAACGAGAAGACAACTTTAAAGCCGCAATTAAAGCCTCAAGTGATACCACCTCAACCCTGATAAACATAGGTATTTTAATGGCATTTGTAGTCACTGCTTTGTTAGCCATTCCGGCCTATTTAGTATCAAAAAGCCTAACTCAAAATTTAAAACAAGTGATTAATAGTTTACGTAATATTGCTGAAGAAAACGGTGACTTAACCGTCCGTATTAAAGTTGACAAAAATGACGAAATTGGTCAGTTGGTATATTGGTTTAATTCATTTATGCAACAATTACAAACCGTTATTCGCCAAGTTGTAGATTCAGCAATGCCGTTAGCTGAACTCGCCCAAACTTTACAAAATTTAGCAGAGCAAACTAAAACAACCGTTGCCACCCAAAAACAAAGTGCTAGCTACACCAAAGATACAGTTGCCAATATGCAACATTCGGTAGGCGATGTTGCCAGCTCAGCAGCCAATGCTGCAAAAGCAACTGAAGAAGCCACACAAGCTGCAGAGCAAGGGCAACGAGTGGTTAATGAAACCGTTAAAAAGATTCAGACCATGTCCGAATCTTCGCAGCAAACATCATCGGTTGTTCAACAATTAAGACAAGATTGTGAGCAAGTTAGTGTCGTACTAGATGTGATTCGTGCGATTGCAGAGCAAACCAATTTATTGGCACTCAATGCCGCCATTGAAGCCGCTCGAGCCGGCGAGCAAGGCCGTGGGTTTGCCGTAGTAGCCGATGAAGTCAGAACATTAGCTTCTAGAACTCAAGAATCCACAACACAAATTAACGACACCATTGCCCAGTTACAAACAGCTTCTAACTCAGCGGTGGAGGCTATGCTACAAGGAACCGAAAGTGCAAAAGATTGTGTCGCAACAGCTAATACCGCAGGTGAAAGCTTAAGCTCAATTAACCAAACCATTATTCAAATTAGTGAAATGAATAACCACATTGCCCAAACAACAGAGCAGCAAACCAACTTGGCCAATGACATTGTTAATCATACGGATGATATTTATCAAAAAACCAGTGAAACAGAGCAAAATTCATCTTCGCTAGCTGATTTAAGTTATCAACTTGCCGCGTTAGCAGATAAACTAAAATCGACATCTAGCAAATTTAAAGTGTAA